Proteins encoded in a region of the Zea mays cultivar B73 chromosome 2, Zm-B73-REFERENCE-NAM-5.0, whole genome shotgun sequence genome:
- the LOC100303866 gene encoding uncharacterized protein LOC100303866, with protein MGIHLVAFVAARGFLQVFQVSAPLLWPLNLWLPLARHLPEACAAFYDALVSHAASLRATVRRRRRDSGDALDEYLRSAIMLTLSD; from the coding sequence ATGGGGATCCACCTGGTGGCGTTCGTGGCGGCGAGGGGCTTCCTGCAGGTGTTCCAGGTGTCGGCGCCGCTGCTGTGGCCGCTCAACCTCTGGCTGCCGCTCGCGCGCCACCTGCCCGAGGCCTGCGCCGCCTTCTACGACGCCCTCGTCTCGCACGCCGCCAGCCTGCGCGCCACCGTCCGGCGCCGCCGACGCGACAGCGGGGACGCCCTCGACGAGTACCTCCGCAGCGCCATCATGCTAACCCTCTCCGACTGA